Below is a genomic region from Raphanus sativus cultivar WK10039 chromosome 4, ASM80110v3, whole genome shotgun sequence.
AGTTGTGCAACCTTTTAGAACGATCTCCTTAAGACTACAAGCTTTCGAGAGTTCATCAACTTCAACTAGTTTCTGAGAATGACTAAGATTTATTATCCTCAACTTCGCTAGACTCTGTAAAACACAATGAAACACAAagtaaatcaataaaaaatgtaagagtgaaccaaaaaaaacaattgtacCTTGGTTCCTGTCCAGAGATATTGAAGCTGACTATAAGGCATATTGATTTCAACAAGGTGTCTCGGATCGAAATCTTGAGGCAAGGATTGCAACGGATAGTATTCCCAGTGAAGTAGTTTGAGCTCATAAGGCAGAGATTCTAGCCCCTTAGGGAGATAAAGTTCTTGAGAGCTTGAACTGTAAATCTTCAACAGCCTAAGATTATACATATTCTCAAATGCATTAGGATTAACAAAAACGTTTATGTTTGTCGTGTCAAGAAATATTCCTTCAATAAATTCAGTTTcctacaaaaaaacataaaaaagagGGTCAGATTGTCAGATTGATGAAGAGGGTTTCTATATTATTCATATTTGACTCAGTAGTACCTTAGGTTCATCATCTTCTAGTACTGACTTGATGCTTGACGGTTCCCACATTCTCGCAATGTGACTATTTTCTGTTTTGGCGATTTCCCGACCAACATCTCGTATCAAATTATGCATCTCCACCTTTCTGTTCTCTGATATCATCAATAGAGACCGATCAACAAGACGGTTAACTCCAACGTGAGGAAAGAAACCACAACCTTCCAGAATTCGCAAGATTTTGTCTAAATGTTCATCTTTAAAGAAACAAGCAATATCTAAAAATATGTTACTCTCGTGGTCGGTGAGCGTATCATAGCTGCTTTTGAAAACGTCCATAATCTCTTGTGGAGGATGACGCTTGATCTTTTCGAACTCTACTTCCATTTCTTCTGGTTTTGTTCTCTCCTTCAGCTCTCTGCCATAGGAGCAAAGAGCTGCACGATTCCCATTAGCATACTCAACGACCTTCTTTGACATTTCAAGTAGATTACTATCACTTGGTTCTTTCTCTGGAAACGCGACCTGCCTGAATAGTTGTAGAGCCTCCTTCTTGTTTAAGGATGTTACCTCGAGAAAACCCTCGACTTGACACTGATAAAGAACTTGTTTATCTCGTGATGTTATGATGATTAAACTTGCGGTACCAAAACAATCATATTCTCCAAGGAAAGACTCGGCTTCCATAGGATTGTGCACATCATCAAGAACAATAAgaactgttttcttttttagtttCTCGATGAAATGCTCTTCCCGCAATTTGTATAGTCCTTCCTCATGAAACTTTATGTGGAAGTCTTCGATGAAGCAATGAGCTTCAAAGTCCTGACACATTAGGTTAAATGCTGTTTGAGCTATGGTAGTCTTGCCTACGCCAGGCATACCCCATATCCCTAGCCGGTAGATGTCATGAGATTGTTTGCGAAGCAAGTTTTCAATCCCAAGAAACCTCGAATAAAAGCCGATCTTACCAGTTGGATACATCTTCTCGCGAACATCTGCAACAATTTCATCCACTAACTCCGAGTCACTGCAAGTTGTTAAGACATGACTGTATTCGTTATTTGATCTTTTATATGTGTTACTGGTAATTTCATACTATACAATGCTAGCCATAAAATCATTATTACTGTCCAAACCTAGCATCGTACACGTAAggtaaaacaatatattaaccAATTGCTGACTTGACCACTACTTAGAAAGGTTATAATTGTTTACAACATTTGACTCCAGAATCCAGATTACAAAATTTACACTCATCcatatatatcatcaaaatgTTTTAAATCGTTTGGATCTGAAAGTCACGCAGGTTCCcagatttaaattattatcaacacgaaaaaataaaataaaaatgtattctCTCCGTATCACTTTAAGTAGTTTTTAAGGATTTCgattttgattcaaaataaatgatgtttttacttttctagataaaatttaatgtcacttaaaatttttaaccaatgaaaaagatattttaaccaattacaaaatagtgtATCTTTTTCattggttaaactagttttatttaatgctatttttatataactaagATAAATGAcataaaatattgagttttcttaatctttgtgagAAAACCTTaaattggttatttagatatttttaggttcatATACATCTGAACCGAACTCATCCAGATCTAAAAAGACCCAAATCAAAATCgacacataaatttataatattcaaacgAGCCTTAATTtcaaatcaagaaaaaaaaacgatgtTCGAAATGAACAATATGTACCTAAAAAGAATAGCAATAttcatgcctaactgattttatttagtaaaataattatgtggagtgaaaaattaattgacaataaatgtaattcatttttttattttgatttaacttattattttattcacaaaacatgtttttgaattatttttttggcTATTCCacgattgaaactaaaataaaaatgttttagtaaaacaaattaaactgAACGTTTAACCATATTCAAAACccaattattttacatttttgattttataattggcacaaagttaatattgattaactaataaataaaaatatgcactattattatggtaatataattaatgatgtaaattattattaaggtaaataattaataaattgttAAGATAAGTAAATATGAGACTACAATTATTGTAATaatgttatccatgtttcaaacaattttcatttattatgttatctatgtttccaaacaataccaAAATGTAATTCAGTTTTAACAATAGAGATTAGTCATATcaaacattattattaaaatttgtttttgggatagtatatttatcatataataataaacatatttaattaatataaataaaatataaataaaaatatctgtTTTCTTAGTAAAATTACTCAATTTGTATCATTCTCATTCTTACATTTactattttcttctttattttattattaagaaACTGGATGAGAAATTAACagtaaaaaatcaaaagaaaattattgaaTAAGGGTATAACTAGTTGAAACGCAGCAGTTATAGGTGTAGTTATGAAGTTCACGGGGATATAAATGAATGTGGTTTCAAGCGTTATTAAAAGATGATTGATACAATGGTTAGAAATTAGTGCACTTGTGAGATACTTATGACTCGTTCGTTACGCGATATTGCAACAAtttgataataaattatcaatattaacttataacgttataaatatatcaaaaacctattatcattataaaacagaaaattattattttaatataattaaaaataatgtgtttatttattgattatttttagtttatatcatagttataattttttaaaaagttctgaagatttatattataattgttTAACATTGTCTggtatatttatattaatgtttaaaatcatagtgaatatttttggtttaaggTTTTTATAATATACATTATGATAACGTTAgtgaatataaatttaaatatcgaaagtatttttatttttttatttataatatatcaatgttaaattttaaatttaaaatatttaaaagtaaaaattaatcCACATGTAACTTTCCACAACCGCAAATGCTAatagaaattaattttcaatttaaaaaagatTAGAACCGTTTATtgcattttttataaatgttgcAAAATACTAACTACGTTTaggggctgactggttttcccgctaccacccgcaaacgcagcttttgcggttcatagcgattgttggcgtttcgaaacaatcacagaaaacgctacaaatcgcttcaaaccgctccgaacctcttaaaatcaaaagctggttccagctagcgtttgcggttgcgggcggttgcgggagagtaaattttttttctttaaaaacagaataaataaaaataatactaaaaatatccaataaaaattttcaattgaaataatagaaattttaaaatgtattcatattatatttcaatttatattataaaaattcaaaactaaaatattttctataaatttttaaaattgaataatatgattttataaatataaattttatatttatcatattattatgattttaatattttttataattacataaaatgtaaatattgttaaattattatttaacagatgttgcgtttggtgatttaccagtcataagggtcccgcaaacgcaacaatttctaacagctgtaccagtcgtacaaatctctagaaaacgcttaaaaccgtaACCATCCGCACCcgtaaactcccgcaaccgcaaccgcaaccgctgcggttacaccagtcaggcccttagTTTACAGATAGTAACACTAAAACCAGTCAAACTCTAAGTTATTTCATAAGTTTCTAAATCCAAAATAGagaacaaataataataaaaaacgtTTCTACGTAAGAAACTTTAACATAAGAAGACTTTTTTGACATCTGTTATTTTCAGTAGCTAatatactttttcaaaaaacaaaattatcataaaataatttattcaccTATGTTAATGGCCTAAATATTGTTGCTCAATAACTACAAAAAGAATTAACAAAAACAAGTTAACTCCACCAAACGAATCTGGATCAGTTTTGTGAATTAACGGGGATTAACTTTACTATATTTCAGATATATGAAACGATACTAATTTAACATACGAACTCACTTTCGTTGATCACTTGACTTATGACCTCGCAAGTTCGCGGCTTCAATCAAACCGTTTCGCCATCTTCCTAGCAAATTCTCGGAAAAATCCTCACCGAAACTCTCCATCTTTTGCTCAATCATAGCTAGAGTGACATCACCATAGAAGAGCGGAATAACCACGACCAGGCCGTCTTTACGCCGCTCTAGGAACTTCACGAGCGTTTCCAAGAAGAGCGGCAAGAACACGTCGCTCTTAGAGAAAACCACCACAAAGAACTTAGTTTCCTCAATCGCAGACTGAGACACGTCAGTATTTGACGTCACTGCCTCACCGTTGGTTTCTTCTGCGACAAAAACGGAGATACTACTCCGGCTGAAAGCAGCTGAGAGATGGCTGACGAAGGAGTATCGGAACTCCTCCAAGCTGAAATGGATGAATACGTCATGTTGATTCGCCACTACAGGAAATTCGCGCATTGATAGCAGTGCATAATAGCGTTTCTTAATTTGTgctatgtttaatattttaatagcgtttctttttttgtaaacgcTACGAATAGGTagtcttaataaaaaaaatggtgACGCGTAGAATACATAGCATTATGTATTTCAAAACGCTGTCGAAACTGGGAGCGGGGAGTCATAAAAAAAGACCCGCTTAACACTTGGTGAAATTTTCAGTCTCCCTCTCATCTCACTTACAGAAATGTCTCGATcgagtttttctcttttttttttcattttccatcTCACTTTGAGAAATTGATAGAGTGAAGACGATAATCAAGCAACATTTCTCCCTTAGAGATATCTCTCGATCCATTTCTTCCTTTCAAAAGCCGCCGAACATCTAAAACCTAGATCTACCAGTTCGCGAAGAAAGTGTTCGATTAAAGGTTTGTTTTTGGCTCTGTCTCATCGATTTCTTATAGATCTTGGGTTTAGAAACTATAATTGGGGGTTTAGGTGTTTCGATTTCAGTTTGTTTCAATTAGGGATTTCTAATTTCAGTACTTTCTGTTTCGTTGGTTTGGGAGCTGTTGCGGTAATGGACAAGTCATGGGTTTGGCTTCCAAGGTATGAACTTCTCTACAACTTTCTTTGCTTAATCCAAGATTTGTGCTAAtcgttttttataaattacagGGCAACCACTGAGTATGAGGAAGGTGCACGTGGTTTTGTGTATGCATCAGCAAAGAGATTGGGTAATCCTCTGCAGATGTTATGTCCTTGTATCGACTGTCGGAATGTGTGTCATCAAACTGCTGGCACAATACTGGATCATTTGGTAATTAAGGGAATGGATCAGAAGTACAAGAGAAATGCGTGTTGGAGTATCCATGGAGAGAGGAGGTCTGAGAAAACAGTTGACGATCAACATGCTGAGTTAGAAACATACGAGTTGTTTAGATCTGCCTGCTTTGAAAATGGTTCAGAATCCTCGAATAAGGATGGAGAACAGCCTGAAGTTGTTGGGAGTCAAGAAGAACTTGAGTTTAAGAAGAAATTAGAGGATGCAGAAACTCCTCTATACTCGGAGTGCCCAAACTACACCAAAGTTGCAGCAATTATGGGTCTCTACCGCATCAAAGTGAAGAGTTCGATTTCAGAGAATTACTTTGATCAGCTTTTAAGTATGGTTCATGACATGCTTCCCAAGGGTAATGTGCTTCCAACATCCACATCTGAGATAAAGAAGTTCTTGAAGATATTCGGTTTTGGATATGATATCATCCATGCGTGTAAGAATGACTGCATTCTTTACCGGAAACAGTACGAGGTGATGAGTAGCTGTCCAAGGTGTGGGGCTTCAAGATGGGAAGTTGATAAGCATTCTGGTGAGACAAAGAATGGGATTCCAGCAAAGGTACTCAGGTATTTCCCTATAAAAGAAAGATTCAAGAGGATGTTTAGATCGGAGACAATGTCTAAGGATTTGCAATGGCATTTCAGTAATGCTTCTGAAGATGGAACAATGAGACACCCGGTTGACTCATTGACGTGGGCTCAGGTCAATGCTAGATGGCCTCTTTTTGCAGCTGAACCGAGAAACCTACGACTTGGTATATCTACAGATGGGATGAACCCGTTTTCTATCCAGAATACGAAGCACAGCACATGGCCAGTTATGTTGGTGAACTACAATATGCCTCCGACGATGTGCATGAAGTCAGAGAACATAATGCTAACCCTTCTGATACCTGGTCCAACTGCCCCAAGTAACAACATCGATGTTTATCTTGCTCCTCTGATTGATGATCTGAATGATTTGTGGAATGAAGGTATCAAGATATATGACTCATTATCCAAGGAGAATTTTACACTGAAGGCTATACTATTGTGGAGTATCAGCGACTATCCAGGTTTGGGGACCTTGTCTGGTTGTAAAGTGAAAGGGAAACAAGGATGTAATGTATGTGGGAAGGATTCACCTTCTAAGTGGTTGAAGTTTAGTCGGAAGTACGTCTATTTGGGAAATAGGAAACGACTTAGGCCTGGTCATCCTTATCGACGACGAAGGGTTTGGTTCGACAACACTACAGAGGAAGGGACGGCTAATAGAATTCAGACAGGAGCTGAAATATTTGAGCTGCTTAAGGATTATAAGAATGAATTTGGGAAACCTTTGGAGAAGAAAAGCAAAAGGAAAAGATCAGGTTTGTGTGATGGTGAGGAGCTTAGACATGAAGAATATGAAGAAGACTCTGACCAATGGAGGTGGAAGAAACGTTCTATTCTATTTGATTTACCCTACTGGAAGGTTAGTCTCTATTAAAAAAAACGTGTAAATTCTTTATCACTTTCTGTGactaatttatgtttttgtttgttgagTTAGGATATGCCGGTGCGTCACAACATCGACGTAATGCATGTGGAGAAGAATGTCTCTGATGCTATTCTATCCCTTTTGATGCACAATACTAAGTCAAAAGATGGTGTCAAAGCACGACAAGATTTGGAGGACATAGGGATTCGACGTAACTTACACACTCAGCAACGTGGGAAGAAAATGTACTTACCTCCTGCTGCTTATTGGCTGAgcaaggaagagaagaagagattttGTAAGAGATTATCAGAATTCAGAGGACCAGATGGCTACTGTGCGAACATTGCAAATTGTGTCTCACTTGATCCTCCTCTGATTGGTGGTCTGAAGTCTCATGATCATCACGTTCTTCTGCAGAACTTGTTACCAGTAGCTTTGAGAGGGTTGCTGCCAAAAGGACCTAGGACTGCAGTTAGTAGATTATGCAACTTCTTTAGTAGATTATGTCAGCGTGTAATTGACCCAGAGAAGCTAATAACACTGGAGTCTGAGCTTGTGGAGACGATGTGCCAAATGGAGAGGTTTTTTCCTCCATCTCTTTTCGATATAATGTTCCATCTCCCAATCCATCTAGCTAGAGAAGCACGTTTGGGTGGCCCGGTACACTTTAGATGGATGTATCCATTTGAAAGGTACATAGTGTTTTCTGGTTTTCTTTTTAGTTGTTATAAGCAAATATCTAACAAATTTTTCGTATGATGGACAATTAGGTACATGAAAACACTTAAATCGTTTGTTAAGAACTTCGCTAGGCCAGAAGCATGTATGGCAGAGGGTTATATGGCAGCTGAATGTATTGCTTTTTGCTTGGAGTTTCTAAAAACATCTGTACCATTAAGCGCCAGAAAGGTGAAGATGCGAGTGTTGAGCCATTGAAAACTCAGAGAAGACCCAGAAAGCTTACTGGTCAAACAGCAGAAGACACAGCAACTGATATGCAGATCGGTACTCAGGAATCTGCATTGGAAGAACATCCTCGTGAAGAAGTAGTATCACCAGAAAAGGAGATAGAAAACGAGGATCCAGAAAACGAAGGAGATTCACCAGAAAAAGATGGAGAAGATCCAGAAGACGAAGGAGAAGAACCAGAAGACGAAGGAGAAGAACCAGAAGACGAAGGAGAAGAACTAGAAAAAGGAGACGCAGATGATACGCAGCATCCAAGTGAATCAGTCCTTGGTGAGCAGCCAAGTGAATCAGTCCAAGGTGAGCAGCCAGAGACCAAGACAAAGAGACGAAGAGGGCGTACTAGGATGAGTAAAGTGGCTAAAAACATTGAAGACAAGGTTGAAGTTGAATTTATATCTCTCGGTGAACATGTAGGGGATGGATCAGTAACACTTTCCTCATTTCTTGGTCCACTTGTGAGAGAGCATGTACCAGTCCTTCTTGGAGATTGGAGGCACCTTGATGAACAGATCAAGGATACAATGTGGGAGGAAATTCAGGTATTTTCTCAcctgaaaatagtaaaaaagcTTTCATTACATAACTTCTAGCATTGTGTTAAGTTCTGAAACTCTTGTAGGCGAGGTTCAAACTGACAGAACAGTGGCAAAAAGAAGCTGTGTTAAAGCAGATGGGGTGTATATGGAGGTCTTCAAAGTCAAGGCTTGTAAGCCTTGTGCGAAATGTTGGGAGCATGGAAGAACTTACTAAACTAAAACCAAGCAATGTTCAATCTGCGTCAGCTTGGATGAATTGGGTGAAGACAAAGAAAGGAAAAGATTTTAAGGTCACTAGTGACAAATTCAGGGAATTGAGGAGAAACCAGATTCCTCACACAACTAGTCGCAAGGGAATGGTTCGCTTGGCTCATGAAATGGTAtgattatacttttaaaatattccaGTCTCTTGTAATAATGTAATATCCTTTTGTCACgtgtagaagaaaaaaagttcaaaCCCCACGCAAGTGACTAGGAGTAAGGTCTGGATAGCAGGACATACACATTCAGATGGGAGACCTGTGAGGCCTGAGTTTGAAGATACTATTGTCCGTATATTCCAAATTCTTTTTCTGAGTTCTTGTTGTCTAAATCTTCAGTTTCTTATGCTATTACTGTCTTATTCTTTGAAATCaggaaaaaatcaaaacccttGATACTGAAATGGAATCCACTGCCAGTACGAGTGTTAACGACGATGCTGTGAGTCAGGTCCTAGGAAAAGACAAACCAGGAAGGATTAGAGGAATGGGCAGAGGAATAACTGCTACGAAGATAGCATTCATGCAGGCCAGAGACTCACATGTACTGAAACTTGAAGCTAAGCAAGCTGAATTGCAGGATGAACTTCGTGGTTTGAAGGATGTAGTTCGTGGATTAACTGCATCTAAAAGTGTAAGTTtaacttctctttttctttttcgtgaATGAATTTTGTGGTTGCCAGAGACTCACATTAGTGTTTaacttatctttttatttttctctcagAATCATGTTGACGGTGTCTCCAATTCTGAGTTCAGTGATCTGAGCAAAGGACCTAGGTGTCAGATTTTAGACTGGTGTTCAGTAGATGATGTTGTCATCGGAGAAGGAGAATTCTGCTCATCTGAACCAACTTACAAAATTGGACGAATTCCACTTGGTATGCATGCTGGTGCTATTTTAGTTAAGTCTGTTACAAATGAAGAAGCACCTATCTGGAGGCCTACGACATCTGTTACCACACTTGGCCAAGCCATTGGAATGAAAATAGCATGGCAACTTGAGAAGCTCATTCTGGATGAAGACTACTCAGAAAATATGGTAAGTAAATATGTAAAGAAGCTAGTACAGAATCATGTTGATAACTAATCTAGTGTTGTTTCTGTAGCCTACAGAGGGA
It encodes:
- the LOC108850444 gene encoding disease resistance protein RRS1B; amino-acid sequence: MREFPVVANQHDVFIHFSLEEFRYSFVSHLSAAFSRSSISVFVAEETNGEAVTSNTDVSQSAIEETKFFVVVFSKSDVFLPLFLETLVKFLERRKDGLVVVIPLFYGDVTLAMIEQKMESFGEDFSENLLGRWRNGLIEAANLRGHKSSDQRNDSELVDEIVADVREKMYPTGKIGFYSRFLGIENLLRKQSHDIYRLGIWGMPGVGKTTIAQTAFNLMCQDFEAHCFIEDFHIKFHEEGLYKLREEHFIEKLKKKTVLIVLDDVHNPMEAESFLGEYDCFGTASLIIITSRDKQVLYQCQVEGFLEVTSLNKKEALQLFRQVAFPEKEPSDSNLLEMSKKVVEYANGNRAALCSYGRELKERTKPEEMEVEFEKIKRHPPQEIMDVFKSSYDTLTDHESNIFLDIACFFKDEHLDKILRILEGCGFFPHVGVNRLVDRSLLMISENRKVEMHNLIRDVGREIAKTENSHIARMWEPSSIKSVLEDDEPKETEFIEGIFLDTTNINVFVNPNAFENMYNLRLLKIYSSSSQELYLPKGLESLPYELKLLHWEYYPLQSLPQDFDPRHLVEINMPYSQLQYLWTGTKSLAKLRIINLSHSQKLVEVDELSKACSLKEIVLKGCTTLERTPRTDQLKNLQLLDLSCCTRIKRTEVIEMIKPLDVGGLREIESGSMVFST